Below is a window of Quercus robur chromosome 6, dhQueRobu3.1, whole genome shotgun sequence DNA.
TATTGATACTTCATTTTGTTTGGTCTCGATTAATTAAgcccataaaatttaaaaaaaaaaaaattgtttaattttttttataccttcAGATCaaaggaattgaaaaaaaaaattaagttaatttgACCCAATAGAATGTCAAATTAACGAAATTCAAGAACTAAGAcctaaattgaccaaaatacccctcattgATCAAACCTTGATCGACGATCAAATCGACAAGAACAAATCATCCGACCACCAAATTCTATCATATCACACCAAAATACATCTCCCACAACATGTTTCCTAACATTCATTGAGTTTTACCATAGGAAACCAAAATTTGACCGAAAGTTGACAAAACATTAGCTAATTCAACCAACATAAATTCATGCTCATATAAAATGTTAAGTAATTTCCTTTAAAATAATTACTTGCAAGCCCACATTGGACGTAAAGCGAGAAAGGTATTGAAAATTATCCAAATACATGGCTATTTTTGGATAAAGTGACATAAAACTTGATCATGATTAATCAAGGTTAAATCTCAATTAAATCGCAATCAAACAACCTTGGCTTGGTGCAAGGTGTCATTGAAAAGGTCTTGTGACTCGATTTGGTAAGttcaaatcacaaaaattccactcaaacaaaaagaatttgAGAAAATACCAAAGTGGAAATTTTTGGCCAAAAACTTGAGTTCGATGCTACTTTCCCAAACTTCTAGCTTatcaaattgaaaagaaaggCTACAAAGTTGGTATCTTTAGAAAGAAGATGTCACAAGCTTTCCAACAACACTTTGTTTGAGTTAAATAGAGGTCAAATAGGCCTAAAAGTATGTTTGCAAGGATGGAAAAAAATATCATGCCAAACCCACAAAATTTGGTCCAAATCATGTTGGGGCAGAGGTTGAcccaaaagagggggggggggggggggggggggggagagggaAAGGGGGCAGCTACGGCCCCTAACCTGCCCCAGAATTTGTATATGATAGTATAATACTAGAGTTTGATGTTAAAAAGCCTAATTGCCCCCTACACATATTAGAAAGCATGTtacttttaagagaaaaaaacagTCACCATACTAGTTTTTGTCTTTTCCTAGCGGGGCCACTTAAATAGTTAAATTCACTATTATAGAATTTATTTGCTTATCACAGGGTCACAGTATATAGTGCAAACTACAAACTACAAACTAGTATTTTTTAGACATAAAAAAGGTCAatgatgaaaaaattgaaatcaccttctttttgtgtgtagagcattaaaaaaaatctattttatgtTCTTTCCATTCAGGATGTAAACcaaaatatatgatttaaatttatttaatgatCCACATGTATGAGGTGATGTGCTAATTTGagaaatgttgtgaaattgcaGTGAATTTTGATTGTGTACTTGATATGACTCatattttcttctaatttttcatAGTTTCATACTCTTTCtataaatctaaattttaactactaaaacaaataaagaaacatatgcttaattctacaaatttttttaaaagaattcaaGGCACTAAAACATTAACGCAACTTTATAGgtatattattatattcttaacactcctacattaatttattttctcaatttattttaatttcaacattatgtatttagattattttattattattatttactataatttgattattattattttttatttgaatgatatgaaatatatatatatatatatacatacatgtaGTTAATTGAGCTTAGTGGTTTCTATGACTTTTTGAAATCAATCAAGTATCCGGATGGCTATGCAACCAACATATGAAGGTGAGCGAATGCAAAAAATGGTAGATTATCTGGTTTGAAAAGCCACGACTGTCATGTGCTACTACAACGAATTTTTCCAATTAGGTTGCGAGGGTTTGCACATAAAGACATTAGTATTGTATTGTTTGAGTTGGGCCGCTTCTTTCAAGACTTATACTTAAGGACCCTAAAGCGGAGTGAATTGGAGAAACTAGAAGAACATATAGTTCTTATACTATGCAAGCTTGAGAGGTTCTTTCCTCTAACATTCTTTGATGTTATGGTCCACCTTGCTGTTCACTTGCCTCGAGAAGCAATTCTAGGAGGCCTGGTACAATATCGGTGGATGTACCCAATTGAAAGGTAATTAGATCCTTTGATGCATCCATCAATTgcatcttttccattttttcctCATAGGTACCTTGGGAAATTGAAAAGATACGTTTCCAACCGAGCTCAACCAGAAGGTTCAATTGCAGAGGCTTACATTCTCAAAGAATGTATTAACAACTGGTCTTTGTATATTGATGGGATCGAAACTGTGCATAATcgaagagaaagaaataaagatttTGGTGAATCTAGCGAAggattgatagttttttcatAGACTACCTGACCTATAAGTGGTAGGCGGAATGATGGCAACTTGTCTCGTGCATTGCTTGATACTGCTTATTAGTATTTGTTGTACAATAGTCCTGAGCTAGAACCTTATTTAAAGTATGTAATTTCATATGCATgtattgtttgatcaagttttgAATATTATCTACAATGCTTAGTTGAAAATAAATCATCTTATTTTTAACAATGAACACAAAAGCACATTACATAATCCTACTGGAAAAGCCATAACTCAAATCTAATGACAAGAGTTTCCCAAGTGGTTCAGAGAACGTGTAAgacatttgaaatttaatcacacactaataaaaattaaacatttaaatagtttcttcattgcttattactaattaatattACTTGTTGTGTGTCATTATAGATGAATAGATTGAAAGTTAACGAGTCACCAAAAGCTACTAAACAGTTATGGTCATTAGCAAATCATCCTAAGCCGTATGTGAAGGAGTACACAGTTTATATGGTCAATGGTGTAAATTTTCATACAAGGAACCTAGACAATCGTCGTGTAACCCAAAACAGTGGTGTATGTACCGAAGGGGACCATGAGGGAGAAATGCACAACTTCTATGGTCATGTGTGCAAAATTTGGGAATTACAGTATGTGTTTCGCCATAAAGTTGTTATATTCCAATGTGAATAGCACAATACTAGTACCAATGGTCGAAGGAGAACGATAAGAATCGATGCAAACTGCACAAGCATTGATGTTACAAGTCAGTGGTATGAAAATGACCATTTTATACTTCCAAGTCAAGCGAGTCAAGTTTTCTACCTTCAAGATACCAAATTGGATGAACCTTGGAAAATTGTGCAATCCATCCAACATAAAGGAGTGTTTGATGTCCCAGAAGTCAGGGTGGAGAATCCAATGATAATACAGAAGATAGTGATGCATTCCAACAAGAAGCGATTGTTGATGTTGTCTTTATCAATGTTAAGGACAATATTATTGAGTATTGTATGGGTGCTGTTGAAACTGAGGTTGTTCTTGAAGGTGGAACTTCTGGAGATGCTAATTAAAATGAAGAGTATGACATACCTGATGTTGATCTTGATATGGATTGTGATATGTAGATTCATAACAATTATCTTAAATGTTGTGTGCTTGTCTTAAAGTTTTATACTTGTCTAAGtagaaatttttattgagaTGTTTTGTACTTATCTTAAACTTGATATGGATATTAATGTGGTCATTCGTTGTGTTGAGttagtagcaattgtgttcAAATTTAGCACTTGTGAATTGCTTGATATGGATAATGGTGTGGACTATGATAAGTAAAGTTAGTAGTAATTGTTATTGAAATGTTTTGTActtatcttgaacttgatatgaATATTGAAGTAGTCATTTGTTGTGTTAAGTTAGTAGCAATTATGTTCAAATTTAGTACTTGTGAATTGCTTAATACGGATAATAGTGTGGACTATGATATGTAAAGTTAGTAGTAATTGTTATTGAGATGTTTTGTActtatcttgaacttgatatggaTATTCATGTGGTCATTTGTTGTGTTGAGTTAGTAGTAATTGTGTTCAAATTTTGCATTTGTGAATTGCTTGATATGGATAATGGTGTGGACTACGATGTTAAGTTAGTAGCAATTGTACTTATCTTTCATATCAATacatagtttcaaaaaatgcccaaaaagGCCAAATACACTCATAATATACTGAGGTATGAGATGGCAAGATTGGATAGAATGAGGCAAAACCAAGAGAGAATTGATGCTTTGGGATTGAAGCACATCTTAACTTCTCTAAAGAATTCTGCTCAGTCCAATTAtgcaaaagggaaaagaaataaaGCTAGTGTTGTGGtagatgatgattatgtacCACCTATTGGTGAcgatgacaatgatgatgagTCATCTAATTCTTTAATCCATAAGGTACAATAGATGTTCCATAGGGTACAATAAATGATAATAACTTTGTTGTTCCATTATCTGTAATGACTTTGTTGTTCCATTATATGTATGTTAATTACAAATGGCACTATGATGACTTACACACTCGCGAGGTGAGGCATCTATCCCGGTGGTCCAATCTACAGAAACACCTTCTGAAGAAAATCCGCCCGCCCAAAGTTCTTCTAGTGTGAAGGCTACCGACGCATTAACTAGCACGACTAGTAATTACATAGAACATACTTAATTACAACTGTACCCTGTCTTTACTATTGAGATTATACTTCACTTAATGTACAtggaatgtataattttttaacactGATAATGTTTAAATAGGATCTACTAGCAGAAATACCCGTGGAACTACATGTGGTATAGTAATACAAGCACTTGTTGAAAAAAAGTGGTAAGCTGCCAGTACGTATAACTGTAGAGTATGATGCTCTTGTTGGGAAGAATACGTGCAAGTTTGTCAATCAAATTGGCGTATAAGTGCAAAGTAATTTGTCTAGTTACAAtgtgaaaaattggaaaagtgTTAATGCTGCTACTAGAGATGTGGTGCTTCAAAATATCGCAGTAAATTTACATTAATAACGTCTAACTCGTCTTTGTTATCACTTAGCatattaaattcatataataCATATTCTTATAATACATATACACTTCATTTTACAGGATTAGTTTAAGCTACAAGGAGATTCCAACTTGGTAACGAAAACATTAAATACAAAATGTGGAAGATTATTGAGTTCCAGCTCCAACAAGTTGCATCAGGCTTATAAAAAGCTGGTACAATCTCATGGTACTGACTATGCAAGAAGCCACCCCCAAAAGAATGTCACACTTGAGTAGTGGACTGAACTCATTGATGGGAGATGGACCAATGAGGAATGGCTGATAAATTATTTATgcgtatattattattatccaatGTTTACCATATTATGTTGTCAAATGATTAGATTAATACTTAGATGAAGTAAATGTATACTGTTTTATTCGTGATCTAATAAATATCTTGAATGttctttattagaaaaaatcaagaaataactctaaaaatagaaagaaaacttCAGGCAAATATAGATGCGGGACAAAGGCACTTGTTGTTAGGGTTGATGAGGAGGTGcgtgttttttcattttcttaaaccttAATATATtacatgttgtgattaattaattatatctATCTAACACTCAAATGTTAATTAATCAGACAAATAATAATGGCGGTCAAGTTCCTGAATTGGCAAAAATCTTCAAAGatgttcatttcaatccaaatacaaatatgTGGATACACCATGAGGATGAAGCAACATATGTATGTGTATCATTCCATCCCTATCATGTTTGTAAAGCTATAACATATGTAGTATTAATGTTGTGattgtttatttctttctctctttcaaatgataGGAAAGTATTCTCAAAGTGCAAGAGGATCATTGTCAAGATCCTAATGCAATTCCCCTTACACAAGAGGAGATctcaaatttagtttttaaGAAGTCTGGTATTGTAAAAGGACTTGGCATGAGACTTTCCTCTTCTCTAGTAACCACCGCCTCATCTAGTTCCTTGGTGGAGTATATCCAACAGctagaaaatgagataattaaGCTCAAAGAGGCAAGAGCTAGGGACCAAGAGGCGCGAGCTAAGCAAGAAGAGGtccaaaagaatattcttaaCTTTTTGAGGAGTAAGGGTTATGATGACGCTCTTACCTATGGGGGTGGTTCATCTTcaagttaaaacacttattaGTTAATACTTTATTTTAGCAATTGACTTGCACTACATGTGACTACTTTTTttgatgcattattttaaattaattgtattatattacacttgaaaatctatatttgctttctacaacttatacattaggagttgtgattttaattcatCGGTGTGGCTACTCTTAATGTATTGttagaaatgtttcttataacatagttaatgtaTTTACTTTAgattttaatgtagtattgtttttatatttgtgcaaatttcttattggtggcttttaggAGACTTACTTTTGGCATTACTTGAAAACATATGAGGACATCTTCCGttagttctaattatattatgctacactttttgtattggtataaaacatcttgagttattgtatgtgttgcaaacaattattgtatggaaagagtttgaattggatacttgttttattttttacttgtggaatgtatggacatttttttataaatgtgttgttaaaataaatgtgttattcaaatgtgaggttttaataatataatgacaggttacaggttaatatcaaagccatgaaaaaaaataaaaacagaaaataagttttagtgacggatttttttgtcacaaatatagcaacaaaaaattgttttagtgaggAAATATTTCATCGATAAATGTAGcagaattttgtaagaaatagttttagtgacgaaaattttcgttgCTATATGTGcctggattttcttaaaaatagttttagtaacgaactttttcgtcactatatgtacccgaaaatagttttagtgacgaaattgtttgtcactaaatatgatttaataaactaaGTGTTTTTAGGAACGAAATATTTTCGTCATTGAATAGTGTTTTTAGCAAGGAAAACATTTAGTGATGAAAcattttcgtcgctaaaagttttttttttaaaaacaaattaaacttttagtgacaaaattttttGTCGCCAGGACTTTTAGTGGTGAGGTTTCAGCAACGAAATGAGTTTTGTCACTAATTAGTAGATTTTGTCACTAAAGATTCTTAGCGACAAAAAACTGTGACAgtttttaaaccccttaaataattgattaaacctaggtaattagccaagttgttacttagtccaattaaacaagtctaggttatcacaataataaagatcaaatcatgcaaagcagcggaaaataaataacacacgatatgatcacctaggaaaccaaaccggtaaaaacctggggaggatttgacctagctatcctcaaggtaaacttaaatccactatcttgaaagaatcgaagtttgtacaaaaggacttacaagcacccccgctcgacttcctaatgctaccaaccagtagaacttattgacacgaccacgtgcaagctccgaatccacggactctttctttcttggattcctaccagctacaagcacccccgcttgtgtattctttaagctttaatggcagcaactgttttgatcatcaaggtgtagaaaaaatctccttcttgaaaaccctaagtttgtgtaaaggaaaactcctctagatctcacaagagatttacacaaaccgcaatatgagcaacactaaaatgtggctagggtttgccttttatacttaggacaaataagataccccaaaaacgttttaaaacaaatagggctgagttggaaaattttgcagaaaagcgatctgcccgagcttcgatcggtcgagcctaagcttcgatcgatcgagcttcaaTCGGTCGAGCCTAAAGGATGAAAGCCATAGTGCTTCCTGCattaaactcgattccaactttacattgacatacaactttgagctagttttaaacacttctaaacacattgttttgatcatggtttgccaacaatacaaattagagttctaaatacataaagtcctaaactttagaacctaacaaactccccctttggcaatccgtgacaaaacacaacttagaagctcaaagtttacaaaatgaaaaaccctttacaaaataatgcgcataaaccaaattcaatcctaactactatccatcagttgcaagtgtagacagcagctcaattgaatcaacctgtatatttcctaaaacactaaacaaaatgcataaccgcatgtgtggaaaaaatacaagtaaacaaaataacttcttgatttcaaacaacacacaaataaagacatatatcaatgaataactcataaatataaatcaataagcagtttgaaacaagaaacaaattaagtaccaacaaaaacataaaactccccctaacatgaatatcccatcaaaaacaaggtaagagctaaaaaatgttaagtacacaatgaagcacctagatacaatctaaaactccacaagctccaaccaaaaacaaataatctccccctgaaaacaaaaaacctacaagtactccccctttttgtgacggaatgccaaagggcaaacaagataagcatcatcaaaagggaggtggtctaaactgtgccaactccacacgcaaggcacggatctcatcaagtacgtccaccaaaatctgtccttgagccgcctgaacggtcaagacatgatccaacgtgcgacaaatgtctgaatcatctgaagcagtcggtggaggaacaacagcatcagcatcagcagcagcacctgaagtctcagcagcagctgtacctgtagaagagagaagagggggaacactactagatgacgcacctctaggacgaggAGGACGGactctcaactgagcagccctctgacgaagaaaggtggcacttATGGAagctatcacatgaacaggctcacccgacggaaaaccatctaaacctaaatagagcagaatcctatgaatgaaaataggatgaatcagcgcatgccctacggcagaactcctatgaacctcgttcaaagaacgaaggaacaagtgaggaaaactgatggacgctccagaagcaaaggtgtacaaaaacacacatcgctctaaagggatggtgtggaagtgagagataggccacaaggaatgacacgcaatcctaaagaagagataggcagtctcggtaagctcagcggacgtgatccgaggatcagaaccctaCTAGATAGATGATCCAGTGATGTAAGATATGACAACATCtaaagagggtgactcatcatagggatagtcagcatcccgaacaaccggcaccccaagagcctcagccactacccaaggggtaatggtgaactctacacctcgtatccaactcctaactagagtgttggaatcatagatgtggcaagagaggttcaagtagaactctctaatcagagCGGTTggaggtggatgatctatctctacgagaggcaaccaacccctagactcaaaattggccctaatggccgaATCAAGCGCATCTAACACAACGGCTCACTCAGACCAGATCTTACACCTACAGTTCAaggtgtcataggcttctctacacttatcattcttaaacagctctactctaggtggagactcagaggaagtggaagtggtcctatgagctctagttttcctaggcatggtgctaagataaggatcaaaacacagagcgaaagaacaaaaaccataaaaccaaaaccaagggcagactgcaagttagcacaaaaacaaaaaatagaatcaaaatctatatgatgcatgaacaagtttaaatgtcatgatgcatatGCTAATGCAGTGAATCAAGtcaaaaaggttcaaattagaaaattggcttgcacattaaggtttttaacacaaaaacccaaaataaagaaaccacttgatcaattttaaaaaaattaacgaattgatcattacacatgatataataacaacaataatgaccaattacatcaattggagaagccaatttcatcaatttaagccaatttaacaaaatccccaattcggatcaaattcaaaaccctagaatttccattttttcaaaaaccacaaaattgatcaaattaaactatagggaacatcaatataacatcatggcacaaaaacccattgatcaattacacaagaataggcttgaatcatcaaaaaccccaataattTTGAAGATGCCGAAAAAAcccatgagaatgcatgaaaaatgcatgaaaacaagaaataaacttgaaaaagaagggcaaaagggtctTACCGGCTTCTAAGGACACAAACCTTGCAAAAgtcttgaaggaaaacgacaaaaattgattggtggagccaagagccaacgcggagagagagaaaagcaagaaaaagtttgaatagtgattttgaaaaagtccaattctgcctttttgaaaaacctgattcatgagtttcgatcggtcgaaaatcagtctcgaccggtcgaaacagacagagactccctctcttaaatttttaaaaaatttaaaaatttcgatcggtcgaaaaacagaatggaccgatcgaatcaggcagaggctcaccatattttttaggaaaaacacaatttttgaaaaacaagttaatttaactcaaagcattaaaatttaagaacaaaaatgcatgagtatgagatgatatgattttccaaacaagaattttaagcccaatattcccaaaaacaaaattttgcattctccacaaattttcaagcaacaaatttagtttgcacataattcaaattgattgcaaaaacttggttggttagaccataaacacacacaataacatgtacaatgtttagcaaagagtaactcgtgtagtgtgtgcgactagcaaaaaacttgagatacatgtgaggtgatatgtgaatagcaatcaattacaaagtctacaaaattcatcacaaagaatttaaaagagactatcacctaaagagttacatcatataactcccacatctcctagatcataagcttgcaatcatgtaagtttcttgtatttatgcctcataatatacattccaattttaagttatgtgagtttggcatcaagcctaatagtacacaccaattagattttaagaattaagcacttttacCAAGGCTTcaccttatattctttttgtgcatgtgctacactttctcgagcacaaaatcttatgatatgcactaaggtgttcatgattggctaatgaacagtggtgagatggttatttatgcctttctctaaaagttcaagtccaacatttaaaaacatgtgacttcaagattaagacatagtaatcaaaaaaccatacacatctttcccacacaacatgcactacaaatcttcaactagtagagtgcaataaataagctcatcaaagctaaacaaggtacaaaaacatgttatgtgaaaataaattgaccaaccttgttcacaaaaaccaagaagaatagtgcaaaaacaaaatgcgcttccttttccctttttttttatttattattttaataaaaataaaaaacacctagaatgaaatgcatgaatgttatgctatgcaaatcctagagacaaaaaaaaaaaaaaaaaaacaaaaaaacaaaacaaaaccaaagaacaatggtcacaaagggtagagcaatgaagcacaaggaccatgtcagaaagactcagttaggtcaagtcttttgcatccaaaactttttagatgcaccacgagcattggagttcttattcacttgagaatgattaccaactccaggattggaataaaggtttaaaacctttaccaaatcaccaataagtaccttaggatcaagtgcttgaggcacatgtacttttggtttgtttgctctctttgcagcttgcagcttgtagcaatttggacatatgtgtccagtctttccacaaaagtgacaaacccaagcaggtttatcatgtgtcttgtccttagatagggtaggcttcttaggcttagattctttcagatcaaccctaatcttcctagatgatgaaccttctaagggtttagcaacctcactcacagaaggttcagaagaggaagatgaaggaacaaacttagtggaatggggagcggacacacagatgctatcaacataacctaaaccagttttgtcagaagatgacttttgaacactcagcatttgatcaagtttagaactagcagatctagcaacagataaatcaagttccaaagatttaactttatcaagcaaaagcatgttttcagttttcacattgttcaaaagatcattagcatcaaataatttaacaagcaaatttttcttttcaagctcaagagattcaattttctttaagccaagttcaacatttatagcatcctttgtagcaactttgcaaagtttgttataggcctcttgaagatctgcatcttcagagagttccccatcagaatggttctcttcaacagatatgctctcatcaactacagcagtagcagtgaaagcaatgaagtttccgtCCTCATCACAATTagactcatgatcagaaacttcaccatcactaagggttacagccatagccttacccataGATTTCAAATAagttggacattcagatttcatgtgtccatacccttgacatccaaaacattgagagcccaaagaattattggaagattgacctactctttctctag
It encodes the following:
- the LOC126690136 gene encoding uncharacterized protein LOC126690136, with product MPKKAKYTHNILRYEMARLDRMRQNQERIDALGLKHILTSLKNSAQSNYAKGKRNKASVVVDDDYVPPIGDDDNDDESSNSLIHKTNNNGGQVPELAKIFKDVHFNPNTNMWIHHEDEATYESILKVQEDHCQDPNAIPLTQEEISNLVFKKSGIVKGLGMRLSSSLVTTASSSSLVEYIQQLENEIIKLKEARARDQEARAKQEEVQKNILNFLRSKGYDDALTYGGGSSSS